A region of the Halosolutus amylolyticus genome:
GCGACCGCATGCTCGACGCACGCGACGACCTGCCCTACGAGATCGACGGCGTCGTCATCAAGGTCGACGACCGCGAGGCGCGCGAGGAACTCGGGCGGACGGCCCGCCACGATCGCTGGGCCTACGCGTACAAGTTCCCCGCCCGATCGGAAGTGACGACGATCGCCGACGTGGCGGTCCAGATCGGGCGAACGGGGCGGGTGACGCCGGTGGCCCTGCTCGATCCGGTCGACGTCGGCGGCGTCACCGTCTCGCGGGCGAGCCTCCACAACCCCGAGGAGATCGCGGCGAAAAACGTCAACGTGGGCGACACCGTGCGCGTTCAGCGCGCGGGCGACGTCATCCCCTACGTCGCGGAGGTCGTCGAGAAGGGGAGCGACGGCCACTACGAACTCCCGGACCGCTGTCCCGTCTGTGACAGCCCGATCGAGCGCGACGGTCCGATGGCCTTTTGCACGGGTGGATTAGCCTGCGACGCCCAGCTGCGGCGATCGATCGAGTACTACGCGAGCGACGACGGCCTCGATCTCGAGGGGCTGGGAGAGAAGAGCGTCCGCCAGCTGGTCGATTCCGGACTCGTCGGATCGGTCGCGGACCTCTACGAACTCGATCGGGAGGCCCTCACGGAACTCGACGGGTGGGGCGAGACGAGCGCAGAGAATCTGCTGGCGGAGATCGATGAAAGCCGCGAACCACCGCTGGCCGACTTCCTCTCCGCACTGGGTATCCCCCACGTCGGGCCGGCGACGGCCCGCGAACTCGCGCGTGAATTCGGGACGTTCGAGGCGTTCCGCGAGGCCGCCGTGGCCGACCCCGATCGGCTCGAGGGAGTCGACGAAATCGGCGAGACCGTCGCCGAGCAGATTCACGACTTCTTCACCAGCGAGGCCAACGCCGAGGCGGTCGACGCCATCCTCGAACACGTCTCTCCGCGGGAGACCGACGTCGAAGCGGGCGGAGACGAACTCGACGGGCTGACCTTCGTCTTCACCGGGTCGCTCGAGGGCGTTACGCGTAGCGAGGCCCAGGCGACCGTCGAAGCACACGGCGCCAACGCGACGGGAAGCGTCTCGGGCAACACGGACTACCTCGTCGTGGGGGAGAACCCGGGCGCGACGAAGCGCGAGGACGCCGAAGCGAACGACGTCCCGATCGTCGACGAAAACGAATTCCGTGAGCTACTCGCGGCCCGCGGGATCGACCTCGAGTAGGCGGCGCACCCGACGCGAGTGACGGTCAGCCGAGGCGGCTGCCGATCACGACGATCGCGATCGCCGCGGCGACGACGCCCAGGGTCGTCGGAACGAGTTGTCCGCCGCCCCACTCCCAGCCGAAGACCTGGGTACCGACGATCGCGATGAGCGCAACCGCGACCCCGATCGCGGTGACGATCGGGGACGAGTTCCGTCCGAGGGAATATAGCATATGAGTAACGTAATCGCGACAAAAGATAATCCTTCGGGCGATCACGCCGGTCCCGGGTCGCAGGTGCCGAAAGCGGGAGCCAGGCGTCCACCTACCTGACGCGAACGAGCCGATCGCACCAGCACTCCGGACACCCCGACTCGTTCGTATCGGCGGTACAGCCGCAGTTCGCGCATTTGAATACCGGCGTCTGGCGGAGTCGGTACAGCCGTCCGAGGTACGTCTCGAGGGATTTCACGTCGATCCGTAGCCGTGCCAGCTACGATGCCGGCCACGCAGGAACCCGGTATAAGTTTCGTGGCTAGTATTGGTTTTCACACAATAGATGCGCAGACAGTATCCAGCTGTTCGAGGTGCAAGGAACCGATATTCTCGGCGTACTGGGCACAGAACTGGATACTTCTTTCAGTTCAGACAACTCATGCGGTCGAACGGCGATCGACAGGTCCGATAAGATCGACACGTCCGATCCGATAACGCACCGATCGACGACTTCACACTTTGGGAACCGGATATAGACCCACAAATTAGAGATATAAACATATTTTTAGTTGTTATAAATATTCGGTAAGATCTCAAAACCACAAATTCCCATACTTATTAGCCGCTATAACCATATTTCATCCGCAAATACTCACATTTCCACCCGGTCCACACCCCATATCAATAACACTATAGATATAGAAACAGTAGTTTAGTTTTATGTTCTCGGGAGATTCTTGGAGATATCATTCACGCGATGGTAGCTCGATGGAGTCGGCAATAGCGGGAGTCGAGCGAGACACGGTGTGTGAAGTCCCGGTCTCGAGGAGACGGTGAGGCCAGCACGGACAGGAAGTCACCGAAGATCGAGTTGATCTTCGACGAGTTCGTGGAAGTGATGAACAGCGTGTTCGTTCGGTCCGAACCGGCCCTGCTGAAGCGCGCCCGATCGAACCCCCTCGTGTTGCCGTTCCACGAGTTCGAAATCCTCTCGCTGCAACTGGAGACTCCGTTCGACGATTTCGGATCGCTCGTCAGTGAGTTCGTCGTCTTCGAAGTAGTAGTGGGCGGTCAGGCGCGTCGTTTCCGGCCCGCGAGGATCGATCCGATAGACGGCACAGCCTCGCCCCTCCTCGTAGATATTGATCGTCGTATTCGGCCAGAGGAAGTAGAATCTGGACTCCCCGACGACGGATCCCTCGTCGTCCGTGATCGGCCCGTACTGGGTCGAGTGATACTCGCCGACCTCGACCGTGTACTCGTCCATGTCGACGGCCCGAACGAAGTCGGGATGGTTCGAGTGGCAGTGATCGCACTCGAGATAGTTACTGACCATGATCTTCCAGTTGCACTCGAGGTCCGTCTCCCGCCGCTGTGCGAGCCGAAGCGCGCCGACCCCTCGATCGGCCAGTTCTCCAGGAATCCGACCTACGAGCTCGTCGAACGGGGTCGGATCTGATGCAACGTTCACGAACACGAACGGACCGAGCGTGTCGACCGCCAGCGAGTGGAGACTGTTTTCACAGCTGTCCGGCCCATCGACCGCCGCATCGTCGAGGTCGGGATTGCGAACGGCCGTCGAGAACGCCTTCGGAGCCGTGCAGAACTCGCCATTCGTGTCGAACGTCCAGTTGTGGTACGGGCACATGATACGCTCGGTCCTGCCCGTACCGTCGAGCATGCGGCTGCCACGGTGCGGACAGACGTTGTAGAACGCCCGAATCGACCCATCCTCGGCACGAATGACGAGGACGGGCCGGCCCGCGATCTCCGCCGTGAAATAGTCGCCTGAACTGGAAATTGCGCGTCGGCTGCCAGCGTACTGCCAGCTATCGGCGAAAATCGTCGATCGTTCGCGATCGAAGACGTCCTCGTCGACGTGGACGAACGTTGGAAGCGTGTACGTATTGCCGCCGTCGTCACTGAGCGGGACTGTATCGGACTCTTCCCATCGTGCCATACACCGACACACATGCAACTGTCTCATAATAGTTTCGTCGCCACAGCCACGACGGACGGCCCGAGCACCCGGATCGACAGTCGTGCATTCGGGGCTTGTCGGTCCAGACACTACGTCACCCGTTCCGACAGGAACGGCGTGTGCCATCGTCGTTCCCTCGAACTGCCCTCCCGCAGAAGCATCGTGTAACGGATCGCCACCACGTCGATATCGACGACTCGTCGCGCGCCACGGCATTCGCTCGCGAGCGAGCCGAAATGACGGTTCGTACTCGTCGATACTGGCCACTCAACGGCCTAATACAATATAAGATATACCAGGGCCCTCCAGGGAAACCGGCCGAATCGTTTCGTAATACGACTCTTTTTTAAGGAGTAATGGTTGGCGCCAGCCAACATGATAGTAACTACCACACGGACGACGGCACCAATTCTATACATTAGTACTAATGTAAAAGCATGACGGGCGAGCGGTATCGTACCCGGTTGGACGACAGCCCACGGTAGCCTACTCACTGGAGCGGATGGTACGTCCCGTTTCCACATAGCATACTTTTATAACTATTGGGTGTCGCGTCGCGGATCGGTCGACGGAGCTCGAGACGATCGAACGTCACGGGACGGGATTCCCGTCGAGCACAGCACCGCAGGGCCGCCCCGTGTTCGAACGCCGGCCGGGACACTCGAAAACGCGTTCGGGTCCGGAACGGACCCGCCGGTATCGCCGTCGGAATGGGAGAGAGGCGATCGACCGGCAGTTGGGCGGTTGGTTCCGACGGGATGACAGTGGACGGGTGGTTCGACGGGGATCGATCCCGTTCGATATTTCGAGACTGAACGGGAACGATTCGGTTCGGAGGAAGCGACTACCGGAGTCAGCGGCCGTTTCGATATGGGAAACCATTATATTGGTAGCCGTCCCATCGGGGATAACGCATGTCCGAAAACGGGGCTCACGAATCGGTCAAGACGACCGAACGATCACTCGACGTCGTCCGTGTCGTGCAGGAACGGGGAGGGGTACGGATCAGCGATATCGTCGAGGAGTTCGACATGGCCAAAAGCACGGCGTACAAGCACCTGCGAACGCTCGAGTCTCGCGGATACCTCGTCAAGGAGGGCGAGCAGTACCACATCGGCCTCAAGTTCATGAACCGCGGGGAGTACGCGAGAACGCGGAAACCCGCGTATCGAATCGCCGAGGACATCGTCGACGATCTCGCCGATCGAACCGAGCACGAGGTCGACTTCCTCGTCGAGAACGATGGCCGGAGTATCGCCGTGCACTTTTCGTACGATCCGACGAACCCGTTCCAGGACATGAACGCCGATCCGACGAACAAGCACTGGCGAAAGGGGACGTACTACCACCTGCACTGTATCGCCGCTGGCAAAGCGATTCTGGCCCACCTCCCCCGCGAGGCGGTCGAGGCGATCATCGAGCAGTGGGGGCTCCCCGCCCGGACGGAACGGACGATCACCGACCCCGACGAGTTGTTCGCCGAACTCGAGACGATCCGGGAGCAGGGATACGCGTACTCGGAAGGCGAGTACACGGACGGAATGGCGGCGATCGCGATGCCGGTCATCGAACCGACGGGCGAGCTACTCGGGGGACTCGCCGTGAACGGACCTACCTACAGTCTGCAGAACCCGGACCGGCGGGCGGAGTTGCAATCGACGCTCGAGGAGGTCGTCACCGCGTTCGAAACCAGACTCGAGAACATCGAGTGGCCCGACCCGTTCGAACAGGGGACGATGTCCTGAGCCGTATCGAAACCGGTGACCGCCGCCCGAGGGAAACATTTGTATCGGATCCCACAGTTCGTTGGGAACGAATGACAGTCGACGAGGGGCCACCAGCAGGGTATCGGACGAGCAGGTCGACTACCAGCGAGCCGAATATATACGCGCACGGGTGACCCGATGGTCGAACCACCGACGAGAGAGCAACTGTGGACGTTCGCCGCCGAGTATCACGCGTTCCCGTCGAGCGACGAACTGGATGCGTATCGAACGATCATCGAGGAGTGGACGGCGGACGTCGATCGGCTCGAGGAGTGTGCCGAGGAGTACGCGGTCACGCCCGAGACGGAACGTGCGGCGACTCGAGACGACGTCGACACCCGACGAGCCGACGACCCCGCAAACGCGTTCGTCCGCAGGTTTCGCATCGGGGGAAACGATGGACCACTGGCCGGGTACGAGGTCGGGATCAAGGACAACCTCGCGATCGGCGGCGTCGAGATGACGTGCGGATCGAGCGCGTTCGAAGGATACACTCCCAGCAGGGATGCGGTGGTCGTCGAACGAGTCCTGGATTCGGGTGCGACCGTAACTGGGACGCTGAACCTCGAGGCGATGGCGTTCTCGGGCAGCGGTGAACTCTCCGATTTCGGCCCTGTTCCTAACCCGTACGACGACGACTACCTCGCTGGCGGGTCCTCGAGCGGATGTGCCGCCGCCGTCGTCGAGGGACTGGTAGACGTCGGGATCGGCACCGACCAGAGCGGTTCGGTTCGCGTTCCGGCGTCCTGGTCGGGGTGTGTCGGCCTCAAACCGACGTTCGGACTCGTCCCCTACACCGGCGGAGTGAGCCTCGAACCGACCGTCGACCACGTCGGACCGCTGGCGAACTCGGTTGCCGACTGCGCGCTCGTTCTCGACGCCGTCGCGGGCGCGCATTCGTCCGACTCCCGCCAGTCGAACCCGCCGTCGGTTCGGGTGACCGACGGCTACTCGAACGACGGTCCGTTGACGATCGGCGTCCTCGAGGAGGGGTTCGGATTCGAACCCGGCGACGAGGCGGTCGACGAACGAGTCCGATCGGTGCTCGCGGAACTCGATCGGTGCGGACACGACGTCGAAAGCGTATCGGTGCCGTTACACGAAGACGGCTACGCCGTGTACAACGGCGTCGTGCTCGAAGCGTTCGCCGCACTCGTTCGCGACGAAGGAGTCGGCTACTATCGCCGGGGTTCGTACGACGCCGAATTCGCCGAGTACTTCGGAGCCGTGCGCCGAGCGCGCATGGGGGCGTTTCCGTCGGCGATGGTACTGACGCTGGCCTTCGGTCGCTACCTGGCGACGGAGCACCGTGGACGGTACCACGCCCTGGCCCAGCGGCTTCGGCGGGAACTGTCGGCCCAGTACGAGGCCGTGCTGGCGGACGTCGACGTGCTCGCGATGCCGACGACGCCCCAGACCGCTCACGAGCGCCGTCCAGGAGCATCGCTGGCGGAACGAATAGCGCGGTCGACGAAAATGTTCCAGAACACGGCCCCGTTCAATCTCACCGGTCATCCCGCCGTGTCCGTCCCGTGCGGGTTCGTGGACGGACTCCCGGTCGGACTGATGGTCGTCGGGGACCGGTTCGCGGACGCGACGGTGCTCCGTGCCGCACGAGCGATCGAAACCCTGCGCGACGAGTGACGACCGTCCTCCCGATCGAACGGGCCCGCGTTACTTCCCCTGCCACTCCGGCGTCCGATCGTCACCGAACGCTGCCGTCGCCTCGCGGTGATCAGCGGTCGCCAACAGGGGCTGATAGGCCTGTAATTCGTACTCGAGACCCTGCGAGAGCGGCGCGTTCCGGGTACTGTTGAACACGTCTTTCATCGCGCGAATCGCGAGCGGGGGTTTCGACGCGAGCGTGTCGACGAACGCCGTGACCTCGTCGTCGAGGACGTCGGCGGCCATCGACTCGCGGATCAACCCGTCGTCGGCAGCCGTCCGCGCGTCGATCCGGTTCCCCGTCATGCAAAGTTCCATCGCGCGCTCGCGGCCGACGAGCGGGAGGAGCCGCTGTGTTCCTCCCCCCGACGGAAACAGCCCGATGTCGACCTCGGGGAAGCCGAACTCGCTCCGATCGCTCGCGAGGCGAAAGTCACAGGCCAGCGCGAGTTCGAGGCCGCCCCCGAGACAGTAGCCGTCGATCTTCGCGACGACGGGAACGTCGTACGTCTCGAGCGCCGCCGTCGCGGCCCGCCAGGCGCGTTCCTCAACGGGATAGGTCTTCTCCTCGAACAGGTGAACGTCGTAGCCGGCGGAGAACGAGCGATCGCCGACCCCCTCCATCACGAGTGCACGAACCGCGACGCCGTCCGCTTCGTCGTCGAGTCGGCGGCAGTGTTCGACGGCGGCTTCGATCTCTTCGAGCATCTCGTCGGTCAGGGCGTTCAGCTTGTCGGGTCTGTCGAGAACGATCGTCGCGACGCCGCGTGCGTCGTCGTACTGCAGTCGGATCGCTCCGAACGCTGGTGCATCCATACAGGAGAAGTACTTCCACAGGTGATTAATAATGTTTGGGAGGGTGTAGCGAACCGGTCGCTAGCCAACCGGAGACCGCTCGAACACCCCGGTACGTTTATGTCGCCACTTCGTCGAATTCAGTGTGTGGTATTCGCAAGCGCTTCCGGTTCGGTTCGAGTGGGTTCCGTTCGTCTGCGGCGTCAGGAGCAGCGATCGACGCGGCAATGGGGCCGGTGGAGAGCATGATACCGTCCGATCCGGTACTGAGCACGATACCGTCCGATCCGGTACCGAGCACGATATCGTCCGATCCGATGCTCGGGGTCGTACTGTCTCTCGTCGGAACGCTCGCGTGGGCCGGTCACTACCTGTTCATTCGCATCGGGATGAAGAAGGGGTCGGTCATGGGCGCGATACTCGTCGCCTGTCTCGCGAACGTCGTCATCGTCGTCCCGATCGGCGTCGGCTACCACTATCCCGATTTCGGACTGACGCCGGGAGCCGTTGCGGCGTTCGCACTCGCCGGCCTGTGCAGCGGGCTGCTGGGGCGGATCTTCCAGTACAAGAGCACCGAACTCATCGGAGCGAGCCGGACCTCGCCGGTCGTCGCCGCCTCGGGGCTGGTGTCGGTGGTGCTCGCAGTCGCGTTTCTCCGCGAATCGCTGACGCTTCCACACCTCGTCGGGATTCTACTGATCGTCGTCGGCGTGGCTCTCGTTTCCTGGGAGACCGCCGCCGATCGGACGGGCGACGCGACGCCGTCACGGGACTCCGCGCTGTTGTTCGTGTTTCCGCTCCTCGCCGCGGCGTTTTTCGGCATCGAACCGGTGCTCGTGTCGATCGGGCTCGCGCAGGGGACGCCGCTGTTGATCGGCATGAGTATCGCGATCGTCGCGTCCGGGATCGGATTCGTCGGCTACTCCTGGTGGAGACCGGCCGCAGTTCTCCGGCGAAGCGTCCGCAGTCCCGCACTATCGTGGTACGTCGCCGGCGCCGTCGCCGGGACCGTCTCGTACCTGGCGTACTTCGGTGCGCTTGCGGTCGCACCCGTGGTCGTCGTGATGCCGATCTTCCAGAGCGTCCCGCTGGTCGTGGTCGTCCTCTCGGTACTGTTCATGCCCGCGTACCTCGAACGCGTCACCTGGCGGGTGGCGGGTGCCGCCACGGTCGTCGTCGTCGGTGCGACGCTGGTGTCGCTGTCGGCGTGATCGCGAGCAACCGTCTGACCACGTGTCTCGTGGGGGAAGATTAAATATGGTGAACTACAATCCTGAGGTATACGATACACAATGACTAGGGTAGAGATTCGAGACCTCCGGAAGGAGTTCGGAAGCCTCGTCGCGGTCGACGACGTCTCCCTGACCGTCAAATCGGGGGAGTTACTCTGTTTGCTCGGGCCGAGCGGCTGCGGGAAGTCGACGACGCTCAGGATGCTCTCCGGGCTCGAGACGCCGACGTCCGGGACGATCGAACTCGGCGAGGAGGACGTGACGAACCAGCCGCCGTACCAGCGCGATTCCTCGATGGTCTTCCAGAGCTGGGCGCTGTTCCCGTACAAGACGGTCCTCGAGAACGTCGCGTTCGGACTGAAGATGAAAGGCGCTGACAAGCAAGAGCGCCGCGAGAAGGCCCGCGAAACCCTCGAGTTGATGCAGATCGAGGAGTTCGCGGATTCGGTTCCCACGGATCTGAGCGGCGGCCAGCAACAGCGGGTCGCACTCGCGCGATCGCTGGCGCTCAATCCGAAGCTGCTCCTGCTCGACGAGCCGCTGTCGAACCTCGACAAGCGGCTCAAAGAGCAGATGCAGATCGAACTGAAGAACATCCACGACCGGTTCGACAAGACGATGGTCCACGTCACCCACGACCAGAACGAGGCCTTTACCCTCGCCGATCGGATCGGTATCATGAACGAGGGGCGACTCGTCCAGGTCGGTCCGCCGCGAGAAGTCTACAACAATCCGGCGAACCGGTTCGTCGAGGAGTTCCTCGGCGAAACGAACTTCGTCACCGGGACTGCCTCCGCCCCGACCGAAACCGCCGATCCAGCCACCGTCGACGTGGAGTCTGCACCGGCGCTGTCGATCGACGTCGACACCGACGGGATCGACGACGGGGACGACCTCTCGGTGTCGCTCCGTCCGGAGGCCGTCTCGCTCGAGACGCCGGCCCAGGACGACGAGCAGACGGTTCGAGCCGACGGAACCGGTGACAGACAACACGTCACCGGGACGGTCGAGAACATCATCTACCGAGGCTCGACCGTCCGGTACTACATCGACGTCGACGGCGTCGAACTGTTCGCCGAGCAGAGCGTCGGTGACGCGGAACAGTTCGAAGAACAGGATACCGTCCAACTGTCGTGGGACCGATCCGATCTGCTCTGTTTCGACGGCTCTGGCGCGACCCTCTCTTCGTAACCGGTGCAACGGCCGACTCGAACGACACGAGTGTGAGGCCACACGGTCCAGGCGTGTGGCAATGGACGCCGACGGCTGCACGGAAACGGACCGGCACGACGTGAGAACCGACACCGACAGCGCGATTCCGGTCGTGGCGAGCGTCGCCGGTGGATATATATAGGATAACTATTGAATGGTAACATCATGCACGGGGAAGACGAACCAGCTACTGAGTCGAACAGCGTCAGCACCGGAGCCGCGTCGAAAACCGACCGTACCTCGACCGATCGGATCGGACGACGAGGATTTCTGGCAGCGTCGGGAGCGGGAAGCGTCGCGGCCTTCGCGGGCTGTCTCACCGGCGGCGGCGATGGGAGCGGCGGAGACGAGACGCTTCGCGTCGCCGCCTGGAGCGGATCGTACACCGATCGGTTCGACGAGGCCGTGGCGAAACCGTTCGAGGAAGAAACCGGAATGACCGTCGAGGTGTTGCCCCGGTGGAGCGAGATCATCTCGCAGATCCGCGCCGCACCCGCCGACGATCCGCCGTACGACGTGACGGTGACCGACGGCTTCTTCTACCACGAAGGCCGGTCCGACGACCTCTTCGAACCGGTTCGGTACGACAACGTCCCCAATATCGACGAGGTGTTCCCGTACCTCCGCGAGTTCAGGACCGACGAGTACGGCGTGCCGGTGGACGGGGACCCGACGTCGCTCGCGTACCTCACCGAGGCCGTCTCCGAGTTCTCCGGCTGGTCGGACCTGACGGAGATTTCCGGTCTCACCATGGAGGGAGGCTTCTACGTGTACCCGTTGCAGGTCGGGGCGCTGATGGCGGACGAGTACGAGGGCGACGGCGAACTGTACGACGAGAGCACGCACGACATCGTGTTCGAGAACCTCCGCGAACTCGACGTCGCCCGGTGGTACGACTCCGGGGCCGACGCCTGGGAGTTCATGCGACAGGGGATCGCCGACGCCGCCCAGTACTACGGCTACCAGACCGCCTACGACGCCCGGGAGGAACAGGACCTCGACCTGGAAGTCACGATCCCCGACGAGACCGGCGGCTTCTTCAACCACTACTGCGTCGTCCGCGGGACGAGCAACCGTGACATGGCCGAAGAGTTCCTGAACCACATGCTCGACGCGGAGGTCCAGACGAACTGGTCCGAGATCAGCGGCGAAGTGCGATCGAACCAGAACACCGAGTATCCCGACGACGTCGAGGAGATGATCCCGACGACCGAGGAGGAACTCAAGAACGTCTCCTTCCCGGACTGGGAACAGCTCAGCGAGTTCTCGGGAGACCTCAGCGAACGGTTCGAAGAGCTCAAGCGCGAAACTGGCGAATAACGTCGAACCAGCAGATGAGTTCCAGAGACGAGGTCGTCGATCTCGCGGCTGCGCTCGTCGGACAGCCGAGCGAAAATCCCCCGGGTAACGAGGCGCCCGTCGCGACGGTTCTCGAGGAGCGGTTCCGATCGTCGCCGATCGATTACGAGGTGACCGTGACCGACGTCGAGCCCGGACGGCCGAACGTCGTCGCCCGGGCGGGCGATCCGGACGGCGGCTCCGTGCTCCTGACGGGCCATACCGACGTCGTTCCGGCCTCGCGCGACGACTGGAACGGAGACCCGTTCGAGCCCCGGATCGTCGACGATCGGCTGATCGGACGCGGCACCGCCGATATGAAAGGGGCGATCGCGGCGCAGATCGTCGCCGCGGAAGCGTACGCCGCGGACGATCCGGCTGGCGAGGTCGTCCTCGCGTTCGCCGTGGACGAAGAACGAGATGGGGCGGGAACGAACGCACTCGTCGACGCGGGGATCGACGCCGACGTTGCGATCCTCGGCGAGCCAACGGAACTCGACGTCTGTACGGCCCAGAAGGGATCCGTGTGGTATCGTATCGAAATCCGCGGCGAGCGCGCACACGCGGGGACGCCGGACCGCGCCACCAGCGCGGCGACCGGACTGGGACGGCTCCTCGGCGCGATCGACGATCTCGACGCGGATCGACGCGAGAACACCGCCCACGACCTGCTGTCGCCCGAGACGGTGACGGTCACGGAAGTAGAAAGCGGCAGCGCACCGAACGTCGTACCCGGAGAGGCAGTCGTCACGGTGGACTGGCGGCTCCTCCCGGGCGAGAACGGGACGGGCGATCCCGATTCGGTGTTGTCGGACTTTCTGTCTGCGGTCGCATCCGCGCGCGGGCTCGACGTCACGTTCGAACGCATCGCGAGCGGGCGGCCGGCGGAGGTCGACCCCGAA
Encoded here:
- a CDS encoding enoyl-CoA hydratase/isomerase family protein yields the protein MDAPAFGAIRLQYDDARGVATIVLDRPDKLNALTDEMLEEIEAAVEHCRRLDDEADGVAVRALVMEGVGDRSFSAGYDVHLFEEKTYPVEERAWRAATAALETYDVPVVAKIDGYCLGGGLELALACDFRLASDRSEFGFPEVDIGLFPSGGGTQRLLPLVGRERAMELCMTGNRIDARTAADDGLIRESMAADVLDDEVTAFVDTLASKPPLAIRAMKDVFNSTRNAPLSQGLEYELQAYQPLLATADHREATAAFGDDRTPEWQGK
- a CDS encoding ABC transporter substrate-binding protein — translated: MHGEDEPATESNSVSTGAASKTDRTSTDRIGRRGFLAASGAGSVAAFAGCLTGGGDGSGGDETLRVAAWSGSYTDRFDEAVAKPFEEETGMTVEVLPRWSEIISQIRAAPADDPPYDVTVTDGFFYHEGRSDDLFEPVRYDNVPNIDEVFPYLREFRTDEYGVPVDGDPTSLAYLTEAVSEFSGWSDLTEISGLTMEGGFYVYPLQVGALMADEYEGDGELYDESTHDIVFENLRELDVARWYDSGADAWEFMRQGIADAAQYYGYQTAYDAREEQDLDLEVTIPDETGGFFNHYCVVRGTSNRDMAEEFLNHMLDAEVQTNWSEISGEVRSNQNTEYPDDVEEMIPTTEEELKNVSFPDWEQLSEFSGDLSERFEELKRETGE
- a CDS encoding IclR family transcriptional regulator; this encodes MSENGAHESVKTTERSLDVVRVVQERGGVRISDIVEEFDMAKSTAYKHLRTLESRGYLVKEGEQYHIGLKFMNRGEYARTRKPAYRIAEDIVDDLADRTEHEVDFLVENDGRSIAVHFSYDPTNPFQDMNADPTNKHWRKGTYYHLHCIAAGKAILAHLPREAVEAIIEQWGLPARTERTITDPDELFAELETIREQGYAYSEGEYTDGMAAIAMPVIEPTGELLGGLAVNGPTYSLQNPDRRAELQSTLEEVVTAFETRLENIEWPDPFEQGTMS
- the ligA gene encoding NAD-dependent DNA ligase LigA, which codes for MSLADENADETNPYLRDPPTDFDPVEDLSEDEAREQVALLREAIREHDRRYYVENDPIIADRTYDALFTRLQDLEDEFGLAHPDSPTRSVGGEPIEEFETAEHVAPMLSIDASGDPDDVREFDERVRRELRERGGASADEHAAEVDYVCEPKFDGVSMEFVYEDGSLERAVTRGDGREGDDVTHNARTIGSVPHRLHGDYPEFLAVRGEVYMPKDAFQEHNRERIERGEEPFANPRNATAGTIRQLDPSIVAERPLDVFFFDVLDASDLEDSHRAELERFPDWGLRVNDRVAVVDDVTGAIDYRDRMLDARDDLPYEIDGVVIKVDDREAREELGRTARHDRWAYAYKFPARSEVTTIADVAVQIGRTGRVTPVALLDPVDVGGVTVSRASLHNPEEIAAKNVNVGDTVRVQRAGDVIPYVAEVVEKGSDGHYELPDRCPVCDSPIERDGPMAFCTGGLACDAQLRRSIEYYASDDGLDLEGLGEKSVRQLVDSGLVGSVADLYELDREALTELDGWGETSAENLLAEIDESREPPLADFLSALGIPHVGPATARELAREFGTFEAFREAAVADPDRLEGVDEIGETVAEQIHDFFTSEANAEAVDAILEHVSPRETDVEAGGDELDGLTFVFTGSLEGVTRSEAQATVEAHGANATGSVSGNTDYLVVGENPGATKREDAEANDVPIVDENEFRELLAARGIDLE
- a CDS encoding aromatic ring-hydroxylating oxygenase subunit alpha; protein product: MARWEESDTVPLSDDGGNTYTLPTFVHVDEDVFDRERSTIFADSWQYAGSRRAISSSGDYFTAEIAGRPVLVIRAEDGSIRAFYNVCPHRGSRMLDGTGRTERIMCPYHNWTFDTNGEFCTAPKAFSTAVRNPDLDDAAVDGPDSCENSLHSLAVDTLGPFVFVNVASDPTPFDELVGRIPGELADRGVGALRLAQRRETDLECNWKIMVSNYLECDHCHSNHPDFVRAVDMDEYTVEVGEYHSTQYGPITDDEGSVVGESRFYFLWPNTTINIYEEGRGCAVYRIDPRGPETTRLTAHYYFEDDELTDERSEIVERSLQLQREDFELVERQHEGVRSGALQQGRFGPNEHAVHHFHELVEDQLDLR
- a CDS encoding multidrug transporter encodes the protein MLYSLGRNSSPIVTAIGVAVALIAIVGTQVFGWEWGGGQLVPTTLGVVAAAIAIVVIGSRLG
- a CDS encoding amidase family protein produces the protein MVEPPTREQLWTFAAEYHAFPSSDELDAYRTIIEEWTADVDRLEECAEEYAVTPETERAATRDDVDTRRADDPANAFVRRFRIGGNDGPLAGYEVGIKDNLAIGGVEMTCGSSAFEGYTPSRDAVVVERVLDSGATVTGTLNLEAMAFSGSGELSDFGPVPNPYDDDYLAGGSSSGCAAAVVEGLVDVGIGTDQSGSVRVPASWSGCVGLKPTFGLVPYTGGVSLEPTVDHVGPLANSVADCALVLDAVAGAHSSDSRQSNPPSVRVTDGYSNDGPLTIGVLEEGFGFEPGDEAVDERVRSVLAELDRCGHDVESVSVPLHEDGYAVYNGVVLEAFAALVRDEGVGYYRRGSYDAEFAEYFGAVRRARMGAFPSAMVLTLAFGRYLATEHRGRYHALAQRLRRELSAQYEAVLADVDVLAMPTTPQTAHERRPGASLAERIARSTKMFQNTAPFNLTGHPAVSVPCGFVDGLPVGLMVVGDRFADATVLRAARAIETLRDE
- a CDS encoding GRP family sugar transporter; the protein is MLGVVLSLVGTLAWAGHYLFIRIGMKKGSVMGAILVACLANVVIVVPIGVGYHYPDFGLTPGAVAAFALAGLCSGLLGRIFQYKSTELIGASRTSPVVAASGLVSVVLAVAFLRESLTLPHLVGILLIVVGVALVSWETAADRTGDATPSRDSALLFVFPLLAAAFFGIEPVLVSIGLAQGTPLLIGMSIAIVASGIGFVGYSWWRPAAVLRRSVRSPALSWYVAGAVAGTVSYLAYFGALAVAPVVVVMPIFQSVPLVVVVLSVLFMPAYLERVTWRVAGAATVVVVGATLVSLSA
- a CDS encoding ABC transporter ATP-binding protein — translated: MTRVEIRDLRKEFGSLVAVDDVSLTVKSGELLCLLGPSGCGKSTTLRMLSGLETPTSGTIELGEEDVTNQPPYQRDSSMVFQSWALFPYKTVLENVAFGLKMKGADKQERREKARETLELMQIEEFADSVPTDLSGGQQQRVALARSLALNPKLLLLDEPLSNLDKRLKEQMQIELKNIHDRFDKTMVHVTHDQNEAFTLADRIGIMNEGRLVQVGPPREVYNNPANRFVEEFLGETNFVTGTASAPTETADPATVDVESAPALSIDVDTDGIDDGDDLSVSLRPEAVSLETPAQDDEQTVRADGTGDRQHVTGTVENIIYRGSTVRYYIDVDGVELFAEQSVGDAEQFEEQDTVQLSWDRSDLLCFDGSGATLSS